A window of Spiroplasma syrphidicola EA-1 contains these coding sequences:
- a CDS encoding MurR/RpiR family transcriptional regulator, with translation MDSNKDVFLDLSMLAGRELDFYYFTINNYDFLINSNLQTLSQKYGVGMSFIYGFFKKLNVSGLKEYIYKLGILHGVSLITKKNDKNGCNSQVLTLIQDNYQVSNNINVVMFQDQQAKFDELVAILSQAKKIYAFGAGHSLIALTDLCGMLTHFGLVTQILERGKNITKTISSMTKDDILIIFSMRGLNDFHLQLLKLIRRERIPGQVVLITSNLNSELNKYTNLSIFIDNQIRRIDDLEDNLIFSPLWSFLFFTDYLKNLFYIKNKKLIDAKDSFLQEMNSWHDNKRIEK, from the coding sequence ATGGATTCAAATAAGGATGTTTTTTTAGATTTAAGCATGTTAGCCGGTCGGGAATTGGATTTTTATTATTTTACAATTAATAACTATGATTTTTTAATTAATTCAAATCTTCAGACTTTAAGCCAAAAATATGGCGTTGGGATGAGTTTTATTTATGGGTTTTTTAAAAAATTAAATGTTTCAGGCTTAAAAGAATATATTTATAAATTAGGGATTTTACATGGTGTTAGTTTAATTACCAAAAAAAATGATAAAAATGGTTGTAATTCACAAGTACTAACATTAATTCAAGATAATTATCAAGTTTCGAATAATATTAATGTTGTGATGTTTCAAGATCAGCAAGCAAAATTTGACGAATTAGTTGCGATTTTATCGCAAGCCAAAAAAATTTATGCCTTTGGGGCCGGCCATAGCTTAATTGCGCTAACAGATTTATGCGGAATGTTAACGCATTTTGGTTTGGTAACTCAAATTTTAGAGCGGGGGAAAAATATTACTAAAACAATATCATCAATGACAAAAGATGATATTTTAATCATTTTTTCAATGCGAGGGCTAAATGACTTTCACTTACAATTATTAAAGTTAATTAGAAGAGAACGAATTCCTGGCCAAGTTGTTTTAATAACAAGCAATTTAAATTCAGAATTAAATAAATATACTAATTTATCAATTTTTATTGATAATCAAATTCGTCGGATTGATGATTTAGAGGATAATTTAATTTTTTCCCCATTATGAAGTTTTCTCTTCTTTACCGATTATTTGAAAAATCTTTTTTATATTAAAAATAAAAAACTAATTGATGCAAAAGATAGTTTTTTACAAGAAATGAATAGCTGACATGACAATAAAAGGATTGAAAAATAA
- a CDS encoding SPE_1075/MLC_0560 family membrane protein, which produces MRTNERKIKIKKEKIAREKRNKKRKYLDLKDFGQSSKAFRLYVNEKRIFFKAHWRSMSFRIFFYLVGVYIFGLSVSLYMDLNLGVVNEDLIVFALIADIWTKGGDNVEEYYAIMLVVVYLGFWLFVVLFKIIKLIQFHRKKQLTLTLIYDEIFKMVLDLVPVFLWPAAVQLNVLIINPAETIKPLDPSNITGSQAQWNEWIRSWILWASYLLFCLGLAIIVSTKMLEGPYNGLSGELALITKIPYAACRVIVDMALLVVGLGLLFLGQYPISERLSHLYSWVSYATILMAFFAGPLIGLIVVILERYIKLELIDVNHKLYRKLRREVIREFRQDNPDKKTKLKWTILQDSILDKYNLMIKETFIEEFDDAELIDKIIK; this is translated from the coding sequence ATGAGAACTAATGAACGCAAGATAAAAATAAAAAAAGAAAAAATCGCCCGAGAAAAGCGTAATAAAAAACGAAAGTATTTAGATTTAAAAGACTTTGGCCAATCATCAAAAGCATTTCGCTTATATGTTAATGAAAAAAGAATCTTTTTCAAAGCACATTGACGATCAATGTCTTTTCGAATTTTCTTTTATTTAGTTGGGGTTTATATTTTTGGATTAAGTGTTTCTTTATACATGGATTTAAATTTAGGAGTTGTTAATGAAGATTTAATAGTCTTTGCTTTAATTGCTGATATTTGGACAAAGGGTGGCGATAATGTTGAAGAATATTATGCAATAATGTTAGTGGTTGTATATCTTGGTTTCTGATTATTTGTAGTCCTCTTTAAAATAATTAAATTAATTCAATTTCACCGTAAAAAGCAATTAACTTTAACATTAATTTATGATGAAATTTTTAAAATGGTGTTAGATTTAGTACCAGTCTTTTTATGACCTGCAGCTGTTCAATTAAATGTTTTAATTATTAATCCAGCAGAGACAATTAAACCGTTAGATCCTTCCAATATTACAGGTTCGCAGGCCCAGTGGAATGAGTGAATTAGAAGTTGAATTTTATGAGCTAGTTATTTATTATTTTGTTTAGGTCTAGCAATTATTGTTTCAACAAAAATGTTAGAAGGTCCATATAATGGTCTTTCGGGGGAATTAGCATTGATTACAAAAATCCCTTATGCCGCTTGTCGGGTAATTGTTGATATGGCTTTATTAGTCGTGGGATTAGGACTATTATTTCTTGGTCAATATCCCATTTCTGAACGGCTAAGTCACCTCTATAGTTGGGTTAGTTATGCGACAATTTTAATGGCCTTTTTTGCTGGACCATTAATTGGGTTAATTGTTGTTATTCTTGAACGTTATATTAAACTTGAATTAATTGATGTTAACCATAAACTTTACCGTAAGTTGCGTCGAGAAGTTATTCGTGAATTTCGCCAAGATAACCCCGATAAAAAAACAAAATTGAAATGAACAATTTTACAAGATAGTATTTTAGATAAATATAATCTTATGATTAAAGAAACATTTATTGAAGAATTTGATGATGCGGAATTAATTGACAAAATTATTAAATAA
- a CDS encoding NCS2 family permease, translated as MFITKQVKKFFKFDKLKTTFKKEIIGGLTTFLAMIYILSVQPSMLSTANDINFPGDPSHNMAFGGIFIATAIAAFISTLIMGLSANMPVGLAPGMGLNAIFTFNVANNGVGYQGALISVMISSILFCIISATKVRMIIINSIPKSLKLAIGAGIGFFIAYLGLHNIGLVGDTAVTPGGSIVNGGLPIASLGNLKTNWPIILMGLGVLILILVLHFKKIPGAIAIAIFVGLGISILIGNLGTSDFIKQNFSHWNGWSYDDFSGFAGNIKSTFAEFTNREIWTSPIMYISIFVFLFVCFFDATGTLYSISEQISEQTGNKYQLNSRALLADSTGTLIGGVLGCSPVTTFVESTTGVSQGARTGFSSIITALMFLVAIALFPVFKLITPAIVGAATIFVGSLMIMQIKDIEWLKPEFAISAFFTIIIMIVTFSITNGIAVGFIFYAIVSLICNKGKGVGIPIYVLDLFFIGYFIAFAFVQ; from the coding sequence ATGTTTATTACAAAGCAAGTTAAAAAGTTTTTTAAATTTGATAAATTAAAAACTACTTTTAAAAAAGAAATTATTGGCGGATTAACTACTTTTTTAGCAATGATTTATATTTTGTCAGTGCAACCAAGTATGTTATCAACAGCCAACGATATTAATTTTCCTGGTGATCCAAGTCATAATATGGCCTTTGGAGGAATCTTTATTGCCACAGCGATTGCGGCTTTTATTTCAACACTAATTATGGGGTTATCGGCAAATATGCCAGTTGGTTTAGCTCCAGGAATGGGACTAAACGCCATTTTTACTTTTAATGTTGCAAATAATGGGGTGGGTTATCAAGGAGCTTTAATTTCTGTAATGATTTCATCGATATTATTTTGCATTATTTCGGCAACAAAAGTCCGAATGATTATTATTAATTCAATTCCAAAATCATTAAAATTAGCGATTGGGGCTGGAATTGGCTTTTTTATCGCTTATTTAGGACTGCATAATATTGGCTTAGTGGGCGATACAGCAGTAACACCTGGGGGCAGCATTGTTAATGGGGGATTACCAATTGCGTCTTTAGGAAATTTAAAAACTAACTGACCAATCATTTTAATGGGACTTGGGGTTTTAATTTTAATTTTAGTTTTACACTTTAAAAAAATTCCAGGAGCAATTGCTATTGCCATTTTTGTTGGTTTAGGGATTTCAATTTTGATTGGTAATTTAGGTACAAGCGACTTTATTAAACAAAATTTTTCTCATTGAAATGGCTGAAGTTATGATGATTTTAGTGGTTTTGCAGGGAATATAAAATCAACATTTGCCGAATTTACTAATCGCGAAATTTGAACATCACCAATTATGTATATTTCAATTTTTGTTTTCTTGTTTGTCTGTTTTTTTGATGCAACAGGAACACTATATTCAATTTCTGAACAAATTTCTGAACAAACAGGGAATAAATATCAATTGAATTCACGAGCTTTATTAGCTGATTCAACAGGAACACTGATTGGTGGAGTTCTTGGCTGTTCACCAGTAACAACGTTTGTTGAATCAACAACCGGTGTTTCACAAGGGGCAAGAACAGGATTTTCGTCAATAATTACGGCCCTAATGTTTTTAGTGGCAATTGCTTTATTTCCAGTTTTTAAATTAATTACTCCGGCAATTGTTGGAGCCGCAACTATTTTTGTTGGTTCATTAATGATTATGCAAATTAAAGATATTGAATGACTTAAACCCGAATTTGCTATTTCAGCCTTTTTTACGATTATCATTATGATTGTTACTTTCTCAATTACAAACGGTATTGCTGTTGGCTTTATCTTTTATGCTATTGTTAGCTTGATTTGTAACAAAGGAAAAGGAGTTGGAATTCCAATTTATGTATTAGATTTATTCTTTATTGGATATTTCATTGCTTTTGCTTTCGTCCAGTAG
- a CDS encoding FtsX-like permease family protein: MVSFVLLKNFWKSFLKNSLQVLGLFLMLGAMITLFCGMQLSHDLTSTQLKIMGKDLFATNTSFEINDPLEIVNSDSNMSYSLTNINYINSDGKINVKKAHAANFKLTPVAGTKYYQVTFDSHLDNKDNWIGSKSQNQYFKDQLEKSNEVKLKFDPLFLANNPYFLSSQEFAELKNYLIEPDWTGLIPFVSSPDNNELKNDSYYQSKYKDFANNQARINQLEIKLLTSIIFGSVSQKALISQTMDIYDIFRTQYFYLQSVEEDFWTKPIMISGDYDNFINYQSENDILPVIINPTYASNHGYRIGSIINIYNYNFEIVGLATNAYVNSNYYAKPFTQNAYTWLRQEDFALIKNSITNENDQFITDDAYIFYGAVYPPEQELNPDFLKDQYSWYYLASLFNNAKINNWEVPWNPLDNIITFIKTKETMTWSLISAISILLIVSSFIMISMIINKLLVTNRTIIGNLKAQGYSATRITTNLVTCFFFLALIITSLSLLSSWLFSLVLNITYKNFLEFTAYLSVPTLWTILTIIVFPILAICLYAAIFILINIRVPALRLMTTNVKKPKLPKNVFWAHYFAKLSFQKKITLKFAATAKWKLLLTIITTSISGAMLFSAFTTVLNFGQVSYNLKNNLNWHYAYNYNNSYNANSPPYDFLVYDSLEQIKDPKVPGKTILDPTKEIYTKELVLEKVVTPQQTLCGPHIEGVSEITSLKYLWFYAKTYDWYANNCQNTPYYDEITNLINKSIYGYIIDQVSENNGIITIGYEPIIYGPEYQELFVNNSSMNGYEALNIGDLYSFLQSYQNANSTVGNDLSINNFYRNFTQNYNLKYFQGAGLEFYKYKDDNILFKPNLSTNLSPEWFFNGIDSFDEGNDSLLAYAKKNTFMPKVNNAILNVAAMKELIQSKNWFHESNPSWDPKNYSVDVYPIIINKGISFIHGINVGDIINKTFGPWGTTFYIVVDNFWNGPKNNLLVNWYTNTNLNQQHLSTLYSIGKTNSLYNYLGIYEKNNNYQIMENPNYEGAIVYQGAMDLDKTLSSTLNLQALLFIIYLLILFATILACIFQIFIITNIIIKDNLKVLNSFKALGYSDWWIFNRLFMIYLPIVIISWVIGIPIGIWGIDMVRFQIIWNMIAYVSNGVIWVDYLISFLGLWLMFIIAFLINKKFMNKRYPLTRVLN, from the coding sequence ATGGTTAGTTTTGTTTTGTTAAAAAATTTCTGAAAAAGTTTTTTAAAAAATAGTCTTCAAGTTTTAGGGCTATTTTTAATGCTCGGGGCAATGATAACATTATTTTGTGGGATGCAATTATCCCATGATTTGACTAGCACCCAGTTAAAAATTATGGGAAAAGATCTTTTTGCGACAAATACTAGTTTTGAAATAAATGATCCGTTGGAAATTGTTAATAGTGATAGTAATATGTCTTATAGTTTAACTAATATTAATTATATTAATAGTGATGGAAAAATTAATGTTAAAAAAGCTCACGCTGCTAATTTTAAGCTAACACCTGTTGCGGGAACAAAATATTACCAAGTAACATTTGATTCCCATTTAGATAATAAAGATAATTGAATTGGGTCAAAGAGTCAGAACCAATATTTCAAAGACCAATTAGAAAAAAGTAATGAAGTAAAATTAAAGTTTGATCCTTTATTTTTAGCTAATAACCCTTATTTTCTATCATCCCAAGAATTTGCAGAATTAAAGAATTACTTAATTGAACCGGATTGAACTGGTTTAATTCCATTTGTTAGTTCACCTGATAATAATGAGTTAAAAAATGATTCTTACTATCAAAGTAAATATAAGGATTTTGCTAACAATCAAGCTCGAATTAATCAATTAGAAATTAAACTATTAACAAGTATTATATTTGGTTCAGTATCGCAAAAAGCCCTGATTTCACAAACAATGGATATTTATGATATTTTTAGAACTCAGTATTTTTATTTACAAAGTGTTGAGGAAGATTTTTGAACAAAACCAATCATGATTAGTGGGGATTATGATAATTTTATCAATTATCAGTCGGAAAATGATATTTTACCAGTTATTATTAACCCAACTTATGCTTCTAATCATGGTTATCGCATTGGGAGCATTATTAATATTTATAATTATAATTTTGAAATTGTGGGTCTTGCAACCAATGCTTATGTTAATTCTAATTATTATGCGAAACCATTTACACAAAATGCTTATACATGATTACGCCAAGAGGATTTTGCTTTAATAAAAAATTCAATTACAAATGAAAATGATCAGTTTATTACCGATGATGCTTATATTTTTTATGGGGCAGTTTATCCCCCTGAACAAGAATTAAACCCTGACTTTTTAAAAGACCAATATAGTTGATACTATCTTGCCAGTTTATTTAATAACGCAAAAATTAATAATTGAGAAGTTCCCTGAAATCCATTAGATAATATTATAACTTTTATTAAGACAAAAGAAACAATGACTTGATCATTAATTAGTGCAATTTCGATTTTATTAATTGTATCCTCATTTATTATGATTAGTATGATTATTAATAAATTATTGGTAACTAATCGAACAATTATTGGTAACTTAAAAGCGCAGGGTTATTCAGCAACTAGAATTACAACTAATTTAGTAACTTGTTTTTTCTTTTTAGCCTTAATTATTACATCCTTATCATTATTATCAAGTTGATTATTCTCATTGGTTCTAAATATTACTTATAAGAATTTTTTAGAATTTACAGCTTATCTTTCAGTTCCAACTTTGTGAACAATTTTAACAATTATTGTTTTCCCAATTTTGGCAATTTGTTTATACGCAGCAATTTTTATTTTAATAAATATTCGTGTACCAGCTTTAAGACTAATGACAACTAATGTTAAAAAACCAAAATTACCAAAAAATGTTTTTTGAGCACATTATTTTGCTAAATTAAGTTTTCAGAAAAAAATAACCTTAAAATTTGCCGCAACAGCAAAATGAAAACTATTGTTGACGATTATTACTACAAGTATTTCGGGGGCAATGCTATTTTCCGCTTTCACAACTGTTCTTAATTTTGGCCAAGTTAGTTATAATTTAAAAAATAATTTAAATTGACATTATGCTTATAATTATAATAATTCTTATAATGCAAATTCTCCACCATATGATTTTTTAGTTTATGATAGTTTGGAACAAATTAAAGATCCAAAAGTGCCAGGGAAAACAATCTTAGACCCAACAAAGGAAATTTATACAAAAGAGCTCGTATTGGAAAAAGTTGTTACTCCCCAACAAACGCTTTGTGGCCCACATATTGAGGGAGTTTCAGAGATAACTAGTTTAAAATACTTATGGTTTTATGCAAAAACATATGATTGGTATGCTAATAATTGTCAAAATACGCCATATTATGATGAAATTACTAATTTAATTAATAAAAGTATTTATGGTTATATTATTGATCAAGTTAGTGAAAATAATGGAATTATTACAATTGGGTATGAACCAATCATTTATGGACCAGAATATCAAGAACTATTTGTTAATAATTCTAGTATGAATGGTTATGAAGCATTGAATATTGGTGATTTATATAGTTTTTTGCAATCTTATCAAAATGCAAATAGTACGGTCGGTAATGATTTGTCAATTAATAATTTTTATAGAAACTTTACCCAAAATTATAATTTAAAATATTTCCAAGGTGCAGGGCTTGAATTTTATAAATATAAAGATGATAATATTTTATTTAAACCAAATTTATCAACGAATTTATCGCCGGAATGATTTTTTAATGGGATTGATAGTTTTGATGAAGGCAATGATAGTTTATTAGCATATGCCAAGAAAAATACCTTTATGCCGAAAGTTAATAATGCTATTCTTAATGTGGCGGCAATGAAAGAATTAATTCAATCTAAAAACTGATTTCATGAATCTAATCCAAGTTGAGATCCAAAAAATTATTCAGTAGATGTTTATCCAATTATTATTAATAAAGGAATTAGTTTTATTCACGGTATTAATGTTGGGGACATTATTAATAAAACCTTTGGCCCTTGGGGAACTACCTTTTATATTGTTGTTGACAATTTCTGAAATGGTCCCAAAAATAATCTTTTAGTTAACTGGTATACTAACACAAACTTAAACCAACAGCATTTATCAACACTATATTCAATAGGAAAAACAAATAGTTTATATAATTATTTAGGAATTTATGAGAAAAATAATAATTATCAAATTATGGAAAATCCTAATTATGAAGGGGCAATTGTATATCAAGGAGCAATGGATTTAGATAAAACATTAAGTAGTACTTTGAATTTACAAGCTTTATTATTTATTATTTACTTATTAATTTTATTTGCAACAATTTTAGCTTGCATCTTCCAAATTTTTATTATTACAAATATTATTATTAAAGATAATTTAAAAGTCTTAAATAGTTTTAAAGCATTAGGATATTCTGATTGATGAATTTTTAACCGTTTATTTATGATTTATTTGCCAATTGTCATAATTAGTTGAGTGATTGGAATTCCAATCGGAATTTGAGGAATTGATATGGTTCGTTTCCAAATAATTTGAAACATGATTGCTTATGTTTCTAATGGTGTTATTTGAGTTGATTATTTAATTAGCTTCCTTGGCTTATGATTAATGTTCATTATTGCCTTTTTAATTAATAAGAAATTTATGAATAAACGTTATCCTTTAACGCGGGTTTTAAATTAA
- the rnc gene encoding ribonuclease III, with amino-acid sequence MTFHLQDPTHLFNNLQKYFEQYQIKIKNEQFYFKALTHNSYANENNLNYTYQRLEFLGDAILQKEVSLYLFLKFPEMNEGEITSLRSKMVREVTLAELTRNINLGQFLLIGKGEIKTKGYEKDRILADIYESTIAALYLDLGEETVRHFIEQTLLKMVSDTDFLEQIRDYKTELQEFLQAGDSRVLEYKLVGEEILEGNRTIYTVVAEIDKVRYGQGQGYTHKTAEQFAAQDALQKLAKNNLISKN; translated from the coding sequence ATGACATTTCATTTGCAAGACCCAACCCACTTATTTAATAATTTACAAAAATATTTTGAACAATATCAAATTAAGATTAAAAATGAACAATTTTATTTTAAAGCTTTAACGCATAATTCATACGCTAATGAAAATAATCTTAATTATACATATCAGCGCCTAGAATTTTTAGGGGATGCTATTTTACAAAAAGAGGTATCTTTATATTTGTTTTTAAAATTTCCGGAAATGAACGAAGGGGAAATTACAAGTTTGAGAAGTAAAATGGTCCGTGAAGTAACATTAGCAGAATTAACACGTAATATTAACTTGGGGCAATTTCTTTTAATTGGAAAAGGGGAAATTAAAACAAAAGGATATGAAAAAGATCGGATTTTAGCCGATATTTATGAATCAACGATTGCGGCCCTTTATCTTGACTTAGGTGAAGAAACAGTTCGTCATTTTATTGAACAAACTTTATTAAAAATGGTTTCTGACACCGATTTTTTAGAACAAATTCGCGATTACAAAACAGAATTGCAAGAATTTTTACAAGCTGGTGATAGCCGCGTTTTAGAGTATAAATTAGTTGGGGAAGAAATTTTAGAAGGTAATCGAACAATTTATACTGTTGTTGCAGAAATTGATAAAGTACGCTATGGGCAAGGACAAGGCTATACCCATAAAACAGCTGAACAATTTGCGGCCCAAGATGCATTACAAAAATTAGCAAAAAATAATTTAATATCAAAAAATTAA
- the plsX gene encoding phosphate acyltransferase PlsX, which produces MHKIAIDMMGTDLGIAPIIDALKVFVKKYSDVFFVLVGDKAAIKEGLNNKKIDPSRYEILHTSEVIAMTEGMMEVRRKPDSSMVRSAELLANDKVEAFVSGGSTAAYLSACHFIIGELEGINRPAFMPFIPTIKKGKSVMMLDVGANLENNARDLVNFALMATVYAKVIMNLNNPTVGLLNIGHEESKGKDYHKEAYKMLQGNNNINFYGNIEPRDITSNIVDIIVTDGFTGNVALKTLEGMAKNLMAVLKQELTKNIFRKLKALSLRKAFRGVRETFDYRNNASALMLGLKKVAVKTHGSSDAKSWISTLEMTRKAVINDFVKKIEAEIKKGV; this is translated from the coding sequence ATGCACAAAATTGCGATTGATATGATGGGAACAGATTTGGGAATTGCCCCAATTATTGATGCTTTAAAAGTTTTTGTTAAAAAATATTCCGATGTTTTCTTTGTCTTAGTTGGAGACAAAGCTGCGATTAAAGAAGGGTTAAATAATAAAAAAATTGATCCAAGTCGCTATGAAATTTTACATACTAGTGAAGTAATTGCGATGACCGAAGGAATGATGGAAGTTCGTCGTAAACCAGATAGTTCAATGGTTCGTAGCGCCGAATTATTAGCAAATGATAAGGTTGAAGCTTTTGTTTCAGGAGGTTCAACAGCAGCTTATTTATCGGCTTGTCATTTTATTATTGGGGAATTAGAAGGAATTAATCGTCCAGCTTTTATGCCTTTTATTCCAACAATTAAAAAAGGTAAAAGTGTGATGATGTTAGACGTGGGGGCTAATTTAGAAAATAATGCTCGTGATTTAGTTAATTTTGCATTGATGGCAACTGTTTATGCAAAAGTAATTATGAATTTAAATAATCCAACCGTGGGGTTATTAAATATTGGCCACGAAGAGTCTAAAGGGAAAGACTATCATAAAGAGGCCTATAAAATGTTACAGGGGAATAATAATATTAATTTTTATGGTAATATTGAACCCCGTGATATTACAAGTAATATTGTTGATATTATTGTTACCGATGGCTTCACCGGTAATGTGGCCTTAAAAACATTAGAAGGAATGGCTAAAAATTTAATGGCCGTTTTAAAACAAGAGTTAACAAAAAATATTTTTCGAAAATTAAAAGCCCTAAGTTTAAGAAAAGCCTTTCGTGGTGTCCGTGAAACATTTGACTATCGTAATAATGCCTCAGCCTTAATGTTAGGATTAAAAAAAGTGGCTGTTAAAACCCACGGAAGTAGTGATGCTAAATCATGAATTAGCACGTTAGAAATGACGAGAAAAGCAGTGATTAATGATTTTGTTAAAAAAATTGAAGCTGAAATTAAAAAAGGAGTATAA
- a CDS encoding polyribonucleotide nucleotidyltransferase, producing MAKQIFKKIINNKEIIVEHGQLAKQASGSILVRLGNTVILATVTTNLTPTELDFFPLTVVFQEKLYSVGKIPGGFLKREGKPSEYGILSARVIDRALRPLFSENFRNEVQVVINVLAVDNDHDVRIASLFGASLALGISKIPFNGPVASALVTINEKNEIIVMPTLEQLNNGRMELIVAGTENEINMVEAGCEQLPEEEVLRAIMAGHQFIKELNAFQSEIINAVGEPKMVVELFTIREDIINFVQENYADQLIKAAQIREKIERYQTIHEIENQAMAQFPLPEGNDEKLKRRMLLELSTCLKNVVREEIRHQITVQKLRLDNRQLDEIRPLASEIDLLPIVHGSALFTRGETQVLSVVTLGALGENQIIDGITDEEGKRFMHHYNFPPFSVGETGRMGAPSRREIGHGALGEKALLQILPSEKEFPYTIRIVSEVLESNGSTSQAAICASTLALMAAGVPIKTPVVGIAMGLVKNDENYTILTDIQGMEDHLGDMDFKVAGTKDGICALQMDIKISGITEEILWEALLAAKKARATLLANILATIPAPRTELAPTAPKMKTFMIPVEKIRDVIGTGGKTITSIIEKSNNVKIDIEDDGQVTIYHKDYEAINNAYQLIKDIVFPVEINQELIGTVVKIEKFGAFVNLKENLDGLIHISKLADHRVEKTEDIVNVNDKVKVKVIELDSKGKIKLQLLEVITSK from the coding sequence ATGGCAAAACAAATCTTTAAAAAAATAATTAATAATAAGGAAATTATTGTTGAACATGGGCAGTTAGCAAAACAGGCAAGTGGTTCAATTTTAGTTCGCTTAGGGAATACTGTTATTTTGGCAACGGTGACAACGAACCTAACTCCAACCGAATTAGATTTTTTCCCCTTAACAGTGGTATTTCAAGAAAAGTTATATTCAGTTGGAAAAATTCCGGGCGGGTTTTTAAAACGAGAAGGAAAACCATCAGAATATGGAATTCTATCGGCCCGAGTTATTGACCGAGCTTTACGACCATTATTTTCGGAAAACTTTCGTAATGAGGTCCAAGTTGTCATTAATGTTTTAGCTGTTGATAATGATCATGATGTGCGAATTGCTAGTTTATTTGGGGCCTCATTAGCGTTAGGAATATCAAAAATTCCTTTTAATGGTCCTGTCGCTAGTGCCTTAGTTACAATTAACGAAAAAAATGAAATCATTGTAATGCCAACCTTAGAACAATTAAATAATGGGCGCATGGAATTGATTGTTGCGGGAACCGAAAATGAAATTAATATGGTGGAAGCAGGTTGTGAACAATTACCTGAAGAAGAAGTTTTACGGGCAATAATGGCTGGTCATCAATTTATTAAGGAATTAAATGCTTTCCAATCTGAAATCATTAATGCTGTTGGTGAACCAAAAATGGTGGTCGAATTATTTACGATTCGCGAAGACATTATCAATTTTGTTCAGGAAAATTATGCTGATCAATTAATTAAAGCCGCGCAAATCAGGGAAAAAATTGAGCGCTATCAAACAATTCACGAAATTGAAAATCAAGCAATGGCCCAATTCCCTTTGCCAGAAGGAAATGATGAAAAATTAAAACGGCGAATGTTGCTAGAATTATCAACGTGTTTAAAAAATGTTGTTCGCGAAGAAATTCGTCATCAAATTACAGTACAAAAATTACGCTTAGATAATCGTCAGTTAGATGAAATAAGACCATTAGCTAGTGAAATTGATTTATTACCAATTGTCCATGGTAGTGCTTTATTTACCAGAGGAGAAACACAAGTTTTATCTGTTGTTACTTTAGGAGCATTGGGGGAAAATCAAATTATTGATGGTATTACCGATGAAGAAGGCAAACGTTTTATGCATCATTATAATTTCCCACCTTTTTCAGTTGGAGAAACTGGGCGGATGGGAGCGCCATCACGGCGTGAAATTGGTCATGGGGCCCTTGGTGAAAAAGCGTTATTACAAATCCTTCCAAGTGAAAAAGAGTTCCCATATACTATTAGAATTGTTTCAGAAGTATTAGAATCAAATGGTTCAACTTCGCAAGCGGCGATTTGTGCTTCAACATTAGCGTTAATGGCAGCTGGGGTCCCAATTAAAACCCCTGTTGTTGGGATAGCAATGGGTCTGGTAAAAAATGATGAAAATTACACAATTTTAACAGATATTCAAGGAATGGAAGATCATTTAGGGGATATGGACTTTAAAGTTGCCGGAACAAAAGATGGGATTTGTGCTTTACAAATGGATATTAAGATTAGTGGTATTACCGAAGAAATTTTATGAGAGGCTTTATTGGCAGCAAAAAAAGCGCGCGCAACATTATTAGCCAATATTTTAGCAACAATTCCAGCTCCGCGAACAGAATTGGCCCCAACTGCTCCCAAAATGAAAACATTTATGATTCCAGTTGAAAAGATTCGTGATGTAATTGGAACGGGTGGAAAAACTATTACTAGCATTATTGAAAAATCAAATAATGTTAAAATTGATATTGAAGATGATGGACAAGTGACAATTTATCATAAAGATTATGAGGCGATAAATAATGCCTATCAATTAATTAAAGATATCGTTTTCCCTGTTGAAATAAATCAAGAATTAATTGGAACTGTTGTTAAAATTGAAAAATTTGGTGCCTTTGTTAATTTAAAAGAAAATTTAGATGGATTAATTCATATTTCTAAGCTAGCAGATCATCGGGTTGAAAAAACCGAAGATATTGTTAATGTTAATGACAAAGTAAAAGTGAAAGTAATTGAACTTGATAGTAAAGGAAAAATTAAACTTCAGTTATTAGAAGTAATAACAAGCAAATAG